A region of the Leptolyngbya sp. CCY15150 genome:
AGGGCAACCCCATTGAGTTGCCCTTCTTAACTCCAGCAGCAGCGATCGCCCCTAAGCGCGCGTTTGACTCAGCGTCTCAACCTGGGGTCGCACCTTTGCCAAGATCTGATCGGCGATTTGCGACGCGGTAATCCCCAGATCCGTCTTAGACTCATCCGGCTTCGCATGATCCACCAATACATCGGGAATCCCAATGCGAGTGATCGGCACGGTTACATCATGATCCAGCAACGCTTCAGCTACAGCGGAGCCAAAACCACCCATGGTGCAGCCTTCCTCCAAGGTCACCACTCGGCCAATCTTCTGCGCCAAGGGCACAATCAGCTCGGTGTCCAAGGGTTTCACAAAGCGAGCATTGACCACAGTGGCTTCCACACCATGTTCGCTGAGAATTTCTGCTGCCTGCATAGCCGTTTGCACCATCGAGCCGTAGCCCAGTAGCAGCAGATCATCGCCCTGACGCAGCACCTCGCCCTTGCCGATGGGCAACGGTTCCCAACCTTCTTCCATCAGCGGCACGCCCAGCCCATTACCTCGGGGATAGCGCATAGCGATCGGGCCATCGGTGTAGTTCACCCCGGTCACCACCATCCGCTGGAGTTCTGCCTCGTCCTTAGGAGCCATCAACACCATGTTGGGGATGCAGCGCAAATAGGCAATGTCATACAACCCTTGGTGGGTGGGGCCATCTGCCCCAACAATGCCAGCTCGGTCGAGACAGAAAAACACCGGCAGATTCTGAATACAAACATCGTGGACAATCTGGTCGAAGGCGCGCTGCAGGAAGGTGGAGTAGATGGCAACGACCGGACGCATCCCCTCGCAGGCCATCCCCGCCGACAGAGTCACCGCATGCTGTTCAGCAATCCCCACATCGATATACTGGTTGGGCAACTTGGCCTGGAGCTTGTCGAGCCCGGTGCCTGTAGCCATAGCGGCGGTGATGCCAATGATTTTGGGGTTATTTTCCGCGAGCTTCACCAACGTATGGGCAAACACCTTGGAGTAGCTGGGAGGCTTGGGCTTACTGGCAGGAACCGCCTTGCCAGTGGTCAAGTTAAACGGCGACTGGGCATGGTAGCCCACCTGATCGGCCTCAGCGATCGCATACCCCTTGCCCTTAACCGTCGCCACATGGACTAAAACAGGGCCCGGATGCTGATGGGCTTGACGGAAGATGGCGATCAGTTCTTCTAGGTTATGACCATCGACCGGGCCCATGTAGGTAAATCCTAGCTCTTCAAACACCGCCCCCACCTTGGGTACCGCTAGCCGCTTCATCCCTTCCTTGATGCGGTGGATTTCTGGAGAGAGGGAATCGCCCACAAACGGCAGATGCTTAAATTGCTCCTCCAGATTTTCTGACAGAAACTGCACCGGGGGACTGAGACGCATCCGGTTGAGGTAGCGAGGAATTGCACCCACGTTAGGGGAAATTGACATTTCGTTGTCGTTCAAGACCACCATCAGGTTGGTCTTGGGCAAATGTCCAGCATGGTTGATGGCTTCTAGGGCCATGCCACCAGTCAACGCCCCATCGCCAATCACGGCCGCCACCTTAAAGGTTTCTCCCTTGGCATCGCGGGCCATGGCCATCCCCAGA
Encoded here:
- the dxs gene encoding 1-deoxy-D-xylulose-5-phosphate synthase; protein product: MHLSELTHPNQLHGLSIHQLNQIARQIREKHLETIAASGGHLGPGLGVVELTLGLYQTLDLDHDKVIWDVGHQAYPHKLITGRYGDFHTLRQKNGVAGYLKRCESSFDHFGAGHASTSISAALGMAMARDAKGETFKVAAVIGDGALTGGMALEAINHAGHLPKTNLMVVLNDNEMSISPNVGAIPRYLNRMRLSPPVQFLSENLEEQFKHLPFVGDSLSPEIHRIKEGMKRLAVPKVGAVFEELGFTYMGPVDGHNLEELIAIFRQAHQHPGPVLVHVATVKGKGYAIAEADQVGYHAQSPFNLTTGKAVPASKPKPPSYSKVFAHTLVKLAENNPKIIGITAAMATGTGLDKLQAKLPNQYIDVGIAEQHAVTLSAGMACEGMRPVVAIYSTFLQRAFDQIVHDVCIQNLPVFFCLDRAGIVGADGPTHQGLYDIAYLRCIPNMVLMAPKDEAELQRMVVTGVNYTDGPIAMRYPRGNGLGVPLMEEGWEPLPIGKGEVLRQGDDLLLLGYGSMVQTAMQAAEILSEHGVEATVVNARFVKPLDTELIVPLAQKIGRVVTLEEGCTMGGFGSAVAEALLDHDVTVPITRIGIPDVLVDHAKPDESKTDLGITASQIADQILAKVRPQVETLSQTRA